The following proteins are encoded in a genomic region of Spirochaetota bacterium:
- a CDS encoding ABC transporter ATP-binding protein yields MNIIEMKNIKKDYPLGETVVHALRGIDLSVEEGGFISIVGPSGSGKTTLLNLIGCIDTPTVGSVKIGGEEITTLDDKALTNIRLFKVGFIFQTFNLIPVLNLLENVEFPLLLMKEQKLSKEEIRERATKCIEEVGLKEYIEHRPAELSGGQRQRVAIARALVTKPQIVLADEPTANLDSETGAAILTLMKQLNKIEKTTFIFSTHDPDVLQYATDVVKIRDGLIVDRTKSSKFLKQDGVKKKALARSGGSSPKRKK; encoded by the coding sequence ATGAACATAATTGAAATGAAAAACATCAAGAAAGATTATCCCCTCGGTGAAACAGTGGTCCATGCCCTGCGGGGCATCGATCTTTCCGTCGAGGAGGGCGGCTTCATTTCCATAGTGGGCCCTTCCGGGAGCGGCAAAACTACGTTGCTGAATCTCATTGGATGCATTGACACCCCCACGGTAGGAAGCGTGAAGATCGGGGGTGAAGAGATAACGACGCTTGACGATAAGGCCCTCACCAATATACGGCTTTTCAAGGTGGGATTCATCTTCCAGACGTTTAACCTTATTCCCGTGCTTAATCTTCTTGAAAACGTGGAGTTTCCCCTCCTGCTCATGAAGGAGCAGAAGCTGTCCAAGGAGGAGATACGGGAGCGCGCGACAAAGTGCATCGAAGAGGTGGGCCTGAAGGAATACATCGAGCACCGGCCGGCGGAGCTTTCCGGCGGGCAGCGCCAGCGCGTGGCCATTGCCCGGGCCCTGGTCACGAAGCCCCAGATCGTCCTGGCCGATGAGCCGACGGCCAACCTTGACTCCGAGACCGGGGCCGCCATCCTTACCCTGATGAAGCAGCTGAACAAAATAGAGAAAACCACCTTTATTTTCTCCACCCATGATCCGGATGTCCTCCAGTACGCGACGGACGTGGTGAAAATACGGGATGGGCTTATCGTCGACAGGACAAAAAGTTCGAAATTCCTTAAACAGGACGGTGTCAAAAAGAAAGCTCTCGCCAGGAGCGGCGGTTCTTCGCCGAAGAGGAAAAAATAG
- a CDS encoding DinB family protein has translation MRNIFHTLAMYNRSVNEAMMELLNGLSREQIMADTKAFFHSIFETFMHNIATDLVWLRRFQAIYPDTKCLKDNALLSLDDHQIREKTKGDLRYIFELRKQVDALIEEFIHEINDQDFIRGIQYKNIRGEQMDKLLWQVLLHWFVHQTHHRGNISVMLDMIGVNNDFSSLISRV, from the coding sequence ATGAGAAACATTTTCCATACCCTGGCGATGTATAACCGGAGCGTCAATGAAGCCATGATGGAGCTGCTGAACGGCCTCTCCCGCGAACAGATCATGGCGGACACGAAGGCCTTCTTCCATTCGATCTTCGAGACATTCATGCATAACATCGCCACCGACCTTGTGTGGCTGCGGAGATTCCAGGCGATATATCCTGACACCAAATGCCTTAAGGATAACGCGCTTCTCTCCCTGGACGATCACCAGATCAGGGAAAAAACCAAAGGAGACCTCCGGTACATATTTGAGCTCCGGAAGCAGGTCGACGCCCTGATCGAGGAATTCATCCATGAGATAAACGACCAGGATTTCATCCGCGGCATCCAGTATAAGAACATCAGGGGGGAGCAGATGGACAAGCTCCTCTGGCAGGTCCTGCTGCACTGGTTCGTGCACCAGACCCATCACCGGGGCAATATTTCGGTAATGCTCGATATGATCGGCGTGAACAATGACTTCTCGTCATTGATCTCAAGGGTGTAG
- a CDS encoding TIGR04076 family protein → MNAPEKMYEVMQKHLGYTDEEMVLFKKNPANEAVLATAPELMNKTIVFEVIESNGCNSHHKVGDRFYFDGAGNLITALNPKKVCIYALQAMLPVIFASNELMYNGVDPNRIKFNHAGCFDVGVKCGGWGRIILRYSMEDRKK, encoded by the coding sequence ATGAATGCGCCCGAAAAAATGTATGAGGTAATGCAGAAACATCTCGGTTATACTGACGAGGAGATGGTCCTGTTCAAAAAGAATCCCGCCAACGAAGCCGTTCTTGCCACGGCGCCCGAATTGATGAATAAAACGATAGTCTTCGAGGTCATCGAATCCAACGGATGCAACAGCCATCACAAGGTCGGTGACAGATTTTACTTCGATGGGGCCGGAAATCTCATCACGGCACTGAACCCTAAAAAGGTCTGTATTTATGCGCTGCAGGCCATGCTGCCCGTTATTTTCGCCAGCAATGAACTCATGTACAACGGCGTCGATCCAAACCGGATCAAGTTCAACCATGCCGGATGTTTCGATGTGGGCGTAAAATGCGGGGGCTGGGGGCGGATTATACTGCGGTACAGCATGGAAGACCGAAAAAAATAG
- a CDS encoding winged helix-turn-helix transcriptional regulator, which yields MNKDHIIFLIGRINYKANRLLQSELKKHGIRGLAPSHGEIIGALILHGEIQMTGLTAHIDKDKSTITALVNKLVRLGYVKKRKDADDNRVTWIGLTDKGNALKPDIMEISRTLRKKAYENISEREKETLVTLLSKINSTMEA from the coding sequence ATGAACAAGGATCATATCATATTCCTCATTGGAAGGATCAATTACAAGGCCAACCGCCTGCTGCAGTCAGAGCTTAAAAAGCACGGGATCAGGGGACTGGCCCCGTCCCACGGCGAGATAATCGGCGCTCTCATACTTCACGGGGAGATCCAGATGACGGGCCTCACCGCCCATATCGACAAGGACAAATCAACGATCACTGCCCTGGTCAACAAGCTCGTTCGACTCGGTTATGTAAAAAAAAGAAAGGACGCTGATGACAACCGCGTTACCTGGATCGGCCTCACCGACAAGGGGAACGCGCTGAAGCCGGACATCATGGAAATATCGCGGACCCTGAGAAAAAAGGCCTATGAAAACATCAGCGAAAGGGAGAAGGAGACACTGGTAACGCTTTTGTCCAAGATTAACTCAACAATGGAGGCGTAA
- a CDS encoding FtsX-like permease family protein yields the protein MDLIFKIAWRNIQRHRGKSMVVGIILFLGATVMTIGNGVISAMEKGLRENIMNRFTGQIVIMSDKQEQDNVIFTPLGKDVEIITGYDKVKKVLSSQNYIQRYLPVGKGLTLILNDNGDVGYALVLGVRFEDYQKMFMNNVKLVEGRFLKNDERGILVSSGSRKRVYEEQDFWLQPEGVPLSDKNLTPEALADKKRLDVRNGIVMMGTSSENTTMDIKMDVTGIVRYAYLDEFWKNFNIMDIESFREVFNYVTAADAVTQVPQEKRKLLEQDNFDNLFGDTVVQKVDTGTTRYDVTKLIGKKAARRKANVDSGAYNLVFVKLKDIGAIDRSVDRLNGAFKAAGAEARAVSWKKAIGQLADMAMIMRGATVGFVMLIFFVAIIIIMNTLSMAALERVSEIGMMRAVGAQKSFIAGMFFAETTIISFVSGGAGIIAGAIIVAILNSLNITSDNHILQLLFGGDVFKPALDALDILIGVIELSLVTVLAVVYPLKVARRITPLDAIMRD from the coding sequence ATGGACCTCATCTTTAAAATAGCCTGGCGCAACATCCAGCGCCACCGCGGGAAGAGCATGGTTGTCGGGATCATCCTGTTCCTGGGAGCCACGGTCATGACCATCGGCAACGGCGTAATTTCGGCCATGGAGAAGGGGCTCAGGGAAAACATCATGAACCGCTTCACGGGCCAGATCGTCATCATGTCGGACAAGCAGGAACAGGACAACGTCATCTTCACGCCCCTGGGAAAGGACGTGGAGATCATAACCGGCTATGACAAGGTGAAAAAGGTCCTCTCGTCCCAGAATTACATCCAGCGGTACCTGCCGGTGGGCAAGGGACTCACCCTGATATTGAACGACAACGGCGACGTCGGATACGCCCTGGTCCTGGGCGTCAGGTTCGAAGACTACCAGAAGATGTTCATGAATAACGTGAAGCTCGTTGAGGGACGGTTCCTCAAGAACGACGAGCGAGGGATCCTGGTGTCATCCGGCAGCAGGAAACGGGTCTACGAGGAGCAGGATTTCTGGCTTCAGCCCGAAGGGGTCCCCCTGTCTGATAAGAACCTCACGCCGGAGGCACTGGCCGACAAGAAGCGCCTGGACGTGAGGAACGGCATCGTAATGATGGGAACGAGCTCGGAAAACACCACCATGGACATCAAGATGGACGTCACGGGCATTGTCAGGTACGCTTACCTGGACGAGTTCTGGAAGAATTTCAACATCATGGACATCGAGTCGTTCCGGGAGGTGTTCAATTACGTGACCGCTGCGGACGCGGTGACGCAGGTGCCGCAGGAGAAGCGGAAGCTCCTGGAGCAGGACAACTTCGATAACCTCTTTGGCGACACCGTGGTGCAGAAAGTGGATACCGGAACAACACGGTACGACGTGACAAAGCTGATCGGGAAAAAGGCGGCCCGAAGGAAGGCCAATGTCGATTCAGGCGCCTACAATCTTGTTTTCGTCAAGCTCAAGGATATCGGCGCCATCGACAGGTCGGTGGACAGGCTCAACGGCGCCTTCAAGGCCGCCGGCGCCGAGGCGCGCGCCGTGTCGTGGAAGAAGGCCATCGGGCAGCTCGCGGACATGGCCATGATCATGCGGGGCGCCACCGTCGGTTTCGTCATGCTGATCTTTTTCGTGGCCATTATCATCATCATGAACACCCTGAGCATGGCGGCCCTGGAGCGGGTGAGCGAGATAGGCATGATGCGGGCCGTGGGGGCCCAGAAGTCCTTCATAGCCGGCATGTTTTTCGCGGAAACCACGATCATATCCTTTGTTTCAGGCGGAGCGGGCATTATCGCAGGCGCCATAATCGTCGCGATCCTGAACTCCCTTAATATAACGTCGGATAACCATATCCTGCAGCTCCTGTTCGGCGGCGACGTGTTCAAGCCGGCCCTTGACGCCCTTGATATCCTCATCGGGGTGATCGAGCTTTCCCTGGTGACGGTCCTGGCCGTCGTGTATCCCCTGAAGGTGGCGCGGAGGATAACCCCCCTTGACGCCATCATGAGGGACTAG